The nucleotide window AAACTGAAGATTGTAACGCTGATTTAAAAAATTAAAACAGTCATTGCGGATGTGCTGACAAGCATCCGCAATTGGCGAACATGTTATAGATTGATTAAATTCATATGCATTTTCGACGTCCACACCACCCATCATTAATGCCGCAAATTGATAGACCTCATTCTGATCCGAATGAAAATAATCCGGAAAGCATTGATGGAGATGACTAAAAAGCGCAGCGCTGGGCTTGAGGAAAGGCGTTTTATCCAAGAAGGAAAAAGTCGGACTTTCAGCTATCCAATATCCATATCTGCGCCGATTCATCATGATCATCAGATAGAAAGACAACCAGATAAACATAGCATCAGTAAAATGGAGCCCGCTGCCGGAAATAAAGATTTTAAATTCCCTGCGGATTGCCAGAAATAAATCCCGATCACAGTAAATATAAAGGTTATACGTTGTATCATCCTGCTTGATAATTGTCTGATGATGAAGCGGTCCAATGAGCTGAATGATGGCCATCCGGAAATTGATTTCCAATCCGGCCAGCTTAATGCCTTTGCCTTTTTTATGCAGAATCGTCAGCTGATGATTTTTAAAATAAGTTGTGATATCTGAAATAACGGGGCTTAATGCACTGCGGGAAAAGTTGAGCTCTTCGGCTAAATCATCTATTTTTACCCAGTCGTCAATTGAGACCAGCTTGCGGGCAATGTAGAGGAAGCTTTCATTTTCATTGTACTTGATCTGATTGAGGACGGTGCAGGTCACATTGATCTGATCCGCAAAAGCCCGATAAAGAGCTTCGTCTTCCACCTGAATCTCAAATCCGTAGTTTCTTCGCGAAAAGATTGAAAATCCATTTTCCATACAGGCTGGCTGCATTTCCTTGATTGTATCGCGGATCGTTCGCGAACTTAATTTCAGCTGCTTTGCGATATCGCCGGATTTGCAGGGAGCGGGGTTGCTGAAAAAATAATAAAGAATTCTTAACTGACGATTATTCATAATCCTGCTCCTTTAATTCGATTAACTGGGGTTGTTGGAAATCGGGTATTGAGTTCCATTTCATTATAACGAACATAACGGAGCCTTTTCCGTGTAAATATTTTCCAGTATTGATAACGGAAAAAATGAAATTTCCATTAACTATGTGAAAAAAAACGGATGGAATCTTGAGTAATGGAAAAGTAAAATGAATTTAAGAAATGTTAAGCGCTTACATTTTGAAGGAGAGGAGTCGATAGATTGCGATTATTATTGGGTTCACACGGTCATCTGGCAAGCGGTATGGCAACAGCAATTGAAATTTTAGCTGGTCCTCAGCCGCATCTGACGATTTTGGATGCCTATGTAGATCAGAGGAACATCGACGAAGAATTAAAAGCCTATTTTGCTTCTGTTCCATCCGAAGAAACCGTTGTCATGCTTTCCGATCTCTATGGCGGAAGCGTGAATCAGAAAATGTATTTGTATTTGGAACGGCCTCATACGTATTTAATTGCGGGCGTCAATCTGGCCTTAGTTTTGGAACTTTGTATGCAGTCGGAGGTGTCGCTGACAACTTTGCATCAGCTGACGGAACAATCCCGTCAATTACAGCGGGTTGTACTCTATGATGAAGCTCCGGAATTGGAAGATGGGGAATTTTTTTAAAGAAAAGAGGAAAAACAATGATTAAGTTATGCCGTCTTGATGATCGGATGATCCATGGACAGATCGTTACAAAATGGTCACGGGTGATTTCTGTTGACCGGATTATCGTTGCCAACGATCAGGCCGGAAGCAATCCGATCATTGCCAAGTCACTGTTAATGGCTGCCCCCGGCAACATGAAAGTTGCAGTAAAAACGGTGAAGGAAGCGATTGAACTGCTCCATAATCCCAAAGCAGCTGCGCATGATATTCTGCTGATTGTTGCCAATCCGCAAGACTTACTGACGGTTGTGGAACAGGTCGAGGGAATTCATCGGGTGAATATTGGAAACTGGGGACTGCTGGAAGCCAGTGATGGCAAAGTGCGGGAAACGGTCTCCCAGTTTGTGGCCTTATCAGAAGATGAAAAAGCGATTCTCGCCAAGGTCAATGAAAAGGTCGAGGACTTTGTTTTACAAGTTACGCCGGATGTTTCGGCCATCAAGGTATCATCCATCTTAAAGAAATAGAAAAGGGGAATTACGATGTTAATCGCTGCATTGAAACTCAGTGTTCTTTACTGGCTCTTAGGAATTTTGGATACTGCTGCCCTGGGCTGGCAGGCGCTGACCCGTCCAATCGTTATCTGTCCTTTGGTAGGCATTCTGTTAGGGGATGTAACGACGGGCTGCATTCTGGGAGCTTCATTGGAATCTTTGTTTATGGGGATTTCAGCGATCGGCGGCTCGATTCCGGCCGATGCCACAACGACCAGCTATGTTGCAACAGCCTTTGTTATTCTGACCGGGGCTGACATTGAATCGGCTGTGGCCATTGCGATGCCAATCGGCACGGTTCTGGCTTCAGTCACGATGCTTCCGTATGGCTTATTCTCACCGGTTCAGGGCTTTTTTACAAAACTATTGCAGGAAGATAAAGTCAGGCAGTATGAAATTGCCGTCTGGATCTTTACGTTTATTTCGCCGCTGCTCAACACCGTCATTCTGTTCGGCTGCATTTACTTCGGCGTTGACGCACTGCAGCTGGCGATCGCATCTTTGCCAGCCTGGGTTATGACCGGTCTGGGTGCGGTCAGTTCCATGGCGCTGGCTGTTGGCTTTGCAATTCTGACGTCGCAGATTATGAACAAGGAAACTGTAATTTGGTTCTTTGTGGGCTTTGTTTTAGTAAAATATGTCAGTCTGGATACCGTCGCGGTTGCGGTTATCGGCGCTGCTGTTGCGATTACGATCTTCTTGCTGGAAAAGAAAATCATTGAAAACAAAGGCAAACCAGAAAGCAAAGAGGAGGAATTCTTCTGATGAAAAATACATTGATCAGTGAAAATGATAAAAAGCTGCTTCGCAAAGTTGAAATTCGGTCACACACGTGCTTTTTGGCGGCTACGATGGTCAACATGGAAGGCAACGGATTCACCTTCTCCTTAATTCCTGCGATAGAAGAGATCTATAAAGATGATCCGGAAGGGAAGAAAGAAGCCTATACCCGGCATCAGCAGTTTTTTAACACCCATGCCGTACCGTTTTCGTTTATTGTCGGTTTGGCCTGGGCGATGGAAAAGGAAAAGAAGGAAAAGGGATCGGTCGATGCAGAAACCATTTCCAGTGTTAAATCAGCGCTGATGGGACCGACGGCCGGCATGTTTGACAACTTATTCTTTAACTGTCTGCGCATCATCGCCGCCGGCATTGGCATCGGCTTAGCCCAGCAGGGAAATATCTTAGGCATGGTTATGTTTATTCTGATCTATGGCGTGCCGCAGTCGATCATTAAAATGTGGTTCTGCCGGTTAGGCTACACGTACGGCACAGCGTTTATTGACATGATGTTCAGTACCGGATTAATGGCCAGCTTTACCAAAGCGGCATCCATATTGGGCATTATGATGGTTGGAGCAATGACTGCCCAAATGGTCTATGTTCCGCTGAATCTGATTCTGCATATCGGTCCTGCAACCTTGGAGGTAGCGCCGGTGCTGGATGCCATCTTCCCAGGATTTATGAGCATCGCTTTGTTATTCGGATATGTGGCATTGATTAAAAAGGGCTGGAAGCCGATCAATCTGATCTTGTTAACGATGGTGATTGGCCTATTGGGCGCTTTAATTCATATCTTCTAATCAGATAGAACAGAGAGCGCAAGCGAAGGGATTGCAGTTTCTACGATTCCAATGCGCTCTCTGTTTGTTCATTTGACATTAAACGGACAAAGAAATCTTAGAAAAACGAATCTTCCAACAGGATCGTATTCGTTGCAATAACTTATAAAAAGGAGAAAAAAGAGAATGAAATTACTCGTTCAGGGAGATGATTACGGCTTCACAAAAGGTGTCATGTGGGGCATGCTGGAAGGAATTGATCATGGTGTTTTGACCTGCAGCGGCTTGTTTGCGAATGTCCCGAATGCAGAATTGGCGGCGGCTCAAATGCGGCTGCGGCCGGATTTTTGCTGGGGTATTGATTTCAATTTGGTTGCGGGGCCCTGCTGTGCCGATCCGAAAAAAATTCCGCATTTCGTCGATGCTTCCGGCAAC belongs to Holdemania massiliensis and includes:
- a CDS encoding PTS sugar transporter subunit IIA gives rise to the protein MRLLLGSHGHLASGMATAIEILAGPQPHLTILDAYVDQRNIDEELKAYFASVPSEETVVMLSDLYGGSVNQKMYLYLERPHTYLIAGVNLALVLELCMQSEVSLTTLHQLTEQSRQLQRVVLYDEAPELEDGEFF
- a CDS encoding PTS system mannose/fructose/sorbose family transporter subunit IID, with the translated sequence MKNTLISENDKKLLRKVEIRSHTCFLAATMVNMEGNGFTFSLIPAIEEIYKDDPEGKKEAYTRHQQFFNTHAVPFSFIVGLAWAMEKEKKEKGSVDAETISSVKSALMGPTAGMFDNLFFNCLRIIAAGIGIGLAQQGNILGMVMFILIYGVPQSIIKMWFCRLGYTYGTAFIDMMFSTGLMASFTKAASILGIMMVGAMTAQMVYVPLNLILHIGPATLEVAPVLDAIFPGFMSIALLFGYVALIKKGWKPINLILLTMVIGLLGALIHIF
- a CDS encoding PTS system mannose/fructose/N-acetylgalactosamine-transporter subunit IIB; the protein is MIKLCRLDDRMIHGQIVTKWSRVISVDRIIVANDQAGSNPIIAKSLLMAAPGNMKVAVKTVKEAIELLHNPKAAAHDILLIVANPQDLLTVVEQVEGIHRVNIGNWGLLEASDGKVRETVSQFVALSEDEKAILAKVNEKVEDFVLQVTPDVSAIKVSSILKK
- a CDS encoding PTS mannose/fructose/sorbose/N-acetylgalactosamine transporter subunit IIC yields the protein MLIAALKLSVLYWLLGILDTAALGWQALTRPIVICPLVGILLGDVTTGCILGASLESLFMGISAIGGSIPADATTTSYVATAFVILTGADIESAVAIAMPIGTVLASVTMLPYGLFSPVQGFFTKLLQEDKVRQYEIAVWIFTFISPLLNTVILFGCIYFGVDALQLAIASLPAWVMTGLGAVSSMALAVGFAILTSQIMNKETVIWFFVGFVLVKYVSLDTVAVAVIGAAVAITIFLLEKKIIENKGKPESKEEEFF